The Homo sapiens chromosome 10, GRCh38.p14 Primary Assembly sequence ttttcaaatatattttcacacaTTTTATCTAAATACATAATACAGAAGCCTGTGTGACTTGGGCAATGTGGCCAGGAGGGCCTGAGACTAACACATCCACCTTGGCAAAAGGACATAAAATATGTCTTATGGTcagaaaaatcaacattttgtGTATTTACTTAGTTTACGAAAAGTACTGAAAATGCTATTACTAGCTGAATTTGTGATTTCCTTTTGAAATTCTGAGTTAtccttatttttcccattttgtttttgCACCAAGGAGACTGCAGTCAAATAAAACAGATACTACACGCACTCGTCGGGGCAGCCGTACTGCAGAAGCACGTTGATGCactcctggctggaggcctgcCGGGCGTAGGTCAGCGCTGTGTTCCCGTGGGCATCTCGGGCCATGACGTCCACCCCGTCAGGAGCTGCTCCAGGACCACATTCCCCTTGCGGCAGGCCAGATGGAGTGCCGTGCAGCCGTCTCCCTCCCCACAGGTCTCGTTCACCTCCTCACGGGAGCCATGTGCCAGCAGCAGGATGGCTGTCTGCAGGTCCTCATCAGTGGTGGCccgcagcagctgctggcccagggacaGCTCAGTGCAGGGTAGTGGGGCCAGAAAGAGCTTCTCCTCATATTTGGAACGGATCCAccattccttctcttccctcGTGGACTTTATTGAGGGTTTTGTCTGCCCCTGGCTGCTCCCTTCCCAGATGCTGTTGGCTAGCTCATTGCCAATAGATGACATAACCTTCCTGAGCTCAACTGGCCAGTCATCCAGCTCCAGAGATCGCACACGGGAAAGGCGGGTGCCAAAACTGCGGTGGATACCTGAGCATTCAATACACATGAGGACTCCCAAGTTCAAACTGGCCCACTTAGGATTCTGGGTCTCACAGTCCACACAGTGGGCGTTCCCACGCATGTTTTGGATCGACTGCAGGGCCATGGCCTCACTCTGGCTGGTCAGCTGGGACTTGCTTTTACTGCTCTTGCATGACTGCAGGCTGGCCAGGATCTGGCTCTGGATGGCTTGGACCCAGGCATCCCGCTCCTCATACGTCGTGGCTTCAAAGTGCCACGTTTGGCCAGTGGCAGACACAATCATAAAGTTGTTGGTGCTTTTCTTCTTTAggtgtttctttttattggcaTGAGGAGAGGGGGGCGGGTTGAGCTTGGGGCTGGTGGTGCTGGAGATACCGGGGCTGAAGCATATGGAGTCACCCAGCCCGGTGTCCATGTCCTTGGATAGGCCATTGCTTTTAGAGCTGGAGATGGGTGCACAGGCTGATGTGGCTAGGGATGGCCACTTTCCTGGGACTTTGATGGTAGATGTCCGAAGGTCAATCTCTTTTTTATGAATATTCTTCATATAATCACCTAAGCTTGAATAATAGGTGAGCACGCCATTGGAACACAGGGTGACgtatttctttttccatgtcTTCAGCCATTTTCCACTTCGCTTTAAGAGCATGCCCTGTTTAATGGGGATGGCTCTGCCGCTCCCGATGGTGTCAGCATGATTCTCCGGGGCTTTCCTCTCTTTGTCTGGGTCACTCCCTTTCTCAGATGTAAACAGGTTGGACCAGCGCATGGACCGCTTGCAAACGGGGGTGGGTGTGTTGGCAGTGGGAGGAACACTGAACTGAGGGTCCTCCTGGCTGGTGCTGGGAGTCGGTGGAATGGAGGAGGAATAGTTATTTAAACTCCcacctccatttcttttcttcataatgtGCACGGTGGAAACCTGTGTGGAACAGGAGGAGGAATGGCTTCAAAAATTGGGTAGTGGCTTGCAGGATCCTATAGACAGCTcacaattaccttttaaaaagatacattttctgggccaggcatggtggctcacacctgtaatcacagcactttgggaggccaaggtgggtggatcacgaggtcaggagttcaagaccatcctggccaacatggtgaaaccctgtctttacaaaaaaaaaaaaaagaaaaaaaaattagctgggcatggtggcacatgcctgtaattccagttactcgggaggctgaggcaggagaattgcttgaacagggacctgggaggcagagcctgcagtgag is a genomic window containing:
- the AGAP9 gene encoding arf-GAP with GTPase, ANK repeat and PH domain-containing protein 9, which encodes MGNILTCRVHPSVSLEFDQQQGSVCPSESEIYEAGAEDRMAGAPMAAAVQPAEVTVEVGEDLHMHQVRDREMPEALEFNLSANPEASTIFQRNSQTDALEFNSSANPEASTIFQRNSQTDVVEIRRSNCTNHVSTERFSQQYSSCSTIFLDDSTAIQHYLTMTIISVTLEIPHHITQRDADRSLSIPDEQLHSFAVSTVHIMKKRNGGGSLNNYSSSIPPTPSTSQEDPQFSVPPTANTPTPVCKRSMRWSNLFTSEKGSDPDKERKAPENHADTIGSGRAIPIKQGMLLKRSGKWLKTWKKKYVTLCSNGVLTYYSSLGDYMKNIHKKEIDLRTSTIKVPGKWPSLATSACAPISSSKSNGLSKDMDTGLGDSICFSPGISSTTSPKLNPPPSPHANKKKHLKKKSTNNFMIVSATGQTWHFEATTYEERDAWVQAIQSQILASLQSCKSSKSKSQLTSQSEAMALQSIQNMRGNAHCVDCETQNPKWASLNLGVLMCIECSGIHRSFGTRLSRVRSLELDDWPVELRKVMSSIGNELANSIWEGSSQGQTKPSIKSTREEKEWWIRSKYEEKLFLAPLPCTELSLGQQLLRATTDEDLQTAILLLAHGSREEVNETCGEGDGCTALHLACRKGNVVLEQLLTGWTSWPEMPTGTQR